One Mus musculus strain C57BL/6J chromosome X, GRCm38.p6 C57BL/6J DNA window includes the following coding sequences:
- the Gm52451 gene encoding uncharacterized protein Gm52451 yields the protein MQVFVCLSVCLSVCLSVSYCLSITCPSVYLSIYLSIYLSIYLSIIYQLLSCTLVRRFLSLSICLSVIYLSIYLSIYLSIYPSIYLYSSMQVFVCLSVLLPVRHLSVCLSVYLSIICLSVCLSIYLSIYLSIYHMQVFVHPSICLSVCLSIYLSIYLPVVKLYSSMQVFFCLSFCLSVIYLSIYLSIYLSIYLSIYHLSIYLSIYLSIYLSICC from the exons ATGCaggtttttgtctgtctgtctgtctgtctatctgtctgtctgtctgtttcctaCTGTCTGTCCATCACCTGtccgtctgtctatctatctatctatctatctatctatctatctatctatctatctatcatctatcagttGTTAAGCTGTACTCTAGTACGAAGGTTTTtgtctctgtccatctgtctgtctgtcatctatctatctatctatctatctatctatctatctatctatccatctatctatctatactccAGTATGCaggtttttgtctgtctgtctgtccttctgcctgtccgtcatctgtctgtctgtctgtctgtctatctatctat tatctgtctgtctgtctgtctatctatctatctatctatctatctatcaatctatca TATGCAGGTTTTTGTCCatccgtccatctgtctgtctgtctgtctatctatctatctatctatctatctaccagtTGTTAAGCTGTACTCCAGTATGCAGGtttttttctgtctgtccttctgcctgtccgtcatctatctatccatctatctatctatctatctatctatctatctatctatctatcatctatctatctatctatctatctatctatctatctatctatctatctgttgttAA